In the genome of Amphiura filiformis chromosome 4, Afil_fr2py, whole genome shotgun sequence, one region contains:
- the LOC140150895 gene encoding hephaestin-like protein, translated as MALSMILNNLSKQVTMLMIIGLFLLFHSCQSGIVRRYYIAAEDVEWDYAPTNMNVITGKNITEGSIEGKYLIIGPNRIGKKYMKSLFFGYTDETFQTRIPTPESHGLLGPIIYGEVGDTIEILFMNMASRPYSLHTHGMLYDKVSEGAKYADGTSGRDKADDSVDSGSNHTYEWRVEDISGPTDEEEENCIAWPYHSHIVTVHDTNTGVVGASIICRPGILNNAGKRQDVDRDIVLLVTVIDENISYYIDRNINEYCTEPESVDPEDDDFRNSNLMHSINGYVFGNLPGLDMCLADRVSWHIFSLGSEMDLHTLYFHGNILNIRGNPRDAFSTSPAFFLSGEMDANNPGTWLLTSEVFTHRLAGTQALYNVREDCYNWAYVIDTTITNTWQYYIKAEEVIWNYAPSGLDGFDQTSLTEPDSPGYPFFVDNQERIGGSYKKALFVEYTDSTFSTKVVRGPEEEHLGFLGPVIRAEVGDEILITFYNNASRSYSIHAHGVVYDKANEGSGYNDGTTGADRADDSVPPGSDHTYRWIVPENYGPINPEDDCLTWMYYSAVDPIRDVYSGLVGQLVVCKRGTLNDVGRQDNDVSEFHLLLMNVDENRSWYINENIQSFTNLNPDDALNDENFLESNIMHSINGYSFANLPGLNQTCVFQDLENVLWHLASLGGATDEHTIYFRGHPVTHNNRRTDTVILTPGNSVTVRMTPQTSGTWPIECMTGAHFVDGMKALYTVDATCVQEEDPEEHEDSEEHEEPLTINRTYYIAAIEGFWDFVPIKLDHISNQSLLNPDSRGNIFVKREGPFIGSMYKKAAFRQYTDASFTQQVHEGPITESLGILGPMIQAEVGDQIIVVFKNKASRPYSMHPHGLMYDSSSGETRDPVVEPGKIHTYKWQVTPEVGPTEEDRNCILYAYYSDADRVKDTHSGLIGPLVICKKAVLGPDGKRADVDREFVLLFSVFDENQSWYLDENIAEFSSDPSLVNKEDPEFVESNLMHGINGYVFDNVRHLEMYLGETVEWYLMSIGEEVDIHTVHFHGQPVVYQQWTKHRVDVIELFPGVFSTVQMKIKEKGTWLLHCHVNDHMTAGMESTYRVLDPLVTGRRLFEMEQYIHGTMQEVKAMLCHL; from the exons CATAGAAGGCAAATACCTGATCATCGGACCAAATCGTATAGGTAAGAAATACATGAAATCGCTATTCTTTGGCTACACAGACGAGACCTTCCAGACACGGATCCCGACCCCAGAGTCTCATGGACTACTTGGACCCATCATATATGGCGAAGTGGGAGATACTATAGAGATTCTGTTCATGAATATGGCTTCTAGACCCTACTCACTACACACACATGGAATGCTGTATGACAAAGTATCGGAAG GTGCTAAATATGCCGACGGTACATCAGGCAGAGACAAAGCCGATGACAGCGTAGACTCTGGTTCCAATCACACTTATGAATGGCGTGTTGAAGACATATCAGGACCTACTGATGAAGAAGAGGAAAACTGTATCGCATGGCCTTATCACAGTCACATAGTAACTGTCCATGACACAAATACCGGGGTTGTTGGTGCTTCCATTATTTGCAGACCAG GTATCCTTAACAACGCTGGTAAACGACAAGATGTAGATAGAGATATAGTTTTATTAGTTACTGTCATAGATGAAAATATCAGCTACTATATCGATAGGAATATCAACGAGTACTGCACGGAACCAGAGAGTGTGGATCCAG AGGACGATGATTTTCGCAACAGTAATTTGATGCACAGTATAAACGGTTATGTATTTGGCAATCTTCCTGGTCTCGATATGTGTCTCGCAGACCGTGTATCGTGGCATATATTCAGCTTAGGATCAGAAATGGATTTACATACATTGTATTTCCATGGAAACATATTG AACATCCGTGGTAACCCTCGTGATGCTTTCAGTACTTCACCAGCCTTTTTCCTCTCAGGCGAAATGGATGCTAACAATCCTGGCACGTGGTTATTAACGTCAGAGGTCTTCACACATAGACTTG CTGGAACGCAAGCACTTTACAATGTTCGAGAAGATTGCTATAATTGGGCCTATGTGATTGACACTACTATTACAAATACATGGCAATATTACATCAAAGCTGAGGAGGTGATATGGAATTATGCGCCTAGTGGTTTGGATGGATTTGATCAAACATCGCTTACCGAACCAGACAG CCCAGGATACCCATTCTTTGTAGACAACCAAGAACGTATCGGCGGCTCTTACAAGAAAGCTTTATTCGTCGAATACACCGACAGTACTTTCTCCACAAAAGTAGTACGAGGCCCAGAGGAAGAGCATCTTGGGTTCCTTGGTCCTGTCATTCGGGCTGAAGTCGGCGATGAAATACTGATTACGTTTTACAATAACGCGAGTAGGAGTTACAGCATTCACGCACATGGTGTGGTGTATGATAAAGCCAATGAAGGATCTGGATACAATGACGGAACAACTG GAGCAGACAGAGCGGACGACTCAGTCCCACCAGGGAGTGACCACACATACAGATGGATAGTTCCCGAAAACTACGGACCAATAAACCCAGAAGATGACTGTCTGACATGGATGTATTATTCCGCAGTAGATCCCATACGAGATGTGTACTCGGGTCTTGTCGGACAACTTGTTGTTTGTAAACGGGGAACGCTGAATGATGTTGGAAGGCAG GACAACGACGTTTCTGAATTTCACCTACTGTTAATGAATGTAGATGAAAATCGAAGTTGGTATATAAATGAGAACATCCAGTCGTTCACGAATTTAAACCCAGACGATGCCTTGAATGATGAAAATTTCTTGGAATCCAATATCATGCATT CTATAAATGGATATTCATTCGCCAATCTTCCCGGTCTGAACCAGACTTGTGTTTTTCAAGATCTTGAAAATGTATTGTGGCATTTAGCAAGCTTAGGAGGTGCAACGGATGAACACACAATTTACTTCCGGGGTCATCCAGTGACACATAATAATCGGCGCACTGATACAGTCATTTTGACTCCTGGTAATTCGGTAACAGTACGCATGACTCCGCAGACATCAG GTACTTGGCCTATCGAATGTATGACGGGTGCACATTTCGTGGATGGCATGAAGGCTCTTTACACAGTAGACGCTACTTGTGTACAAGAAGAAGACCCCGAAGAACATGAAGACTCCGAAGAACATGAAGAGCCACTAACAATTAACAGGACTTATTACATCGCTGCTATCGAAGGATTCTGGGACTTTGTCCCGATTAAGCTTGATCATATTAGCAATCAATCTCTGCTGAATCCAGACAG CCGTGGAAACATCTTCGTCAAGCGAGAAGGTCCATTCATCGGGAGTATGTACAAGAAAGCTGCTTTCCGACAATATACGGATGCAAGTTTTACACAACAAGTACATGAAGGGCCCATCACAGAAAGTCTAGGCATTCTAGGACCTATGATCCAGGCAGAGGTTGGTGATCAGATAATAGTTGTCTTCAAAAACAAGGCATCTCGACCTTACTCGATGCATCCGCATGGCCTAATGTACGACTCGAGTTCAGGAGAAACCAGAGATCCGGTCGTGGAACCAGGGAAGATACACACCTACAAATGGCAAGTCACTCCAGAAGTTGGCCCAACAGAAGAGGATAGAAATTGCATTCTGTACGCGTATTATTCTGACGCTGATCGTGTGAAAGACACGCATTCAGGACTTATCGGCCCTCTCGTCATATGCAAAAAAGCTGTACTGGGACCTGACGGAAAAAGAGCCGACGTTGACAGAGAGTTTGTGTTGTTGTTTAGTGTATTTGATGAAAACCAGAGTTGGTATCTTGATGAAAATATTGCAGAGTTTTCTTCAGATCCAAGTCTTGTCAACAAAGAAGATCCAGAATTTGTGGAGAGCAACCTGATGCATG GTATTAATGGTTATGTGTTTGACAATGTAAGACATTTGGAAATGTATCTTGGTGAGACTGTGGAGTGGTACCTAATGTCAATTGGTGAAGAAGTCGATATCCATACTGTACATTTCCATGGACAACCCGTCGTCTACCAGCAATGGACCAAGCACCGGGTGGATGTTATTGAACTGTTTCCCG gTGTATTTTCTACGGTACaaatgaaaataaaggaaaaggGTACGTGGTTACTTCATTGTCACGTGAATGATCACATGACTGCTGGGATGGAAAGTACCTACAGAGTGCTAGATCCTCTTGTTACCG GAAGAAGACTCTTTGAGATGGAACAATACATACATGGAACGATGCAAGAAGTTAAAGCAATGCTTTGCCATCTCTGA